In the Leptotrichia sp. oral taxon 847 genome, one interval contains:
- a CDS encoding glutamyl-tRNA amidotransferase: protein MQIQKIMEFFETNDELTRLELEKLLNVKESRARDLLRYLVKNNMLQKIGATRNIRYIKTVGKNQSQKPSEK, encoded by the coding sequence GTGCAAATTCAAAAGATAATGGAGTTTTTTGAAACTAATGATGAACTTACACGATTGGAATTAGAAAAACTTTTGAATGTAAAAGAAAGTCGTGCGAGAGATTTGTTAAGATATTTGGTGAAAAATAATATGTTACAAAAAATAGGAGCAACTAGAAATATCAGATATATAAAGACCGTCGGAAAAAATCAATCGCAAAAACCATCGGAAAAATGA
- a CDS encoding IS256 family transposase, with amino-acid sequence MTKKKIDNEIFKTLIEDYNIKDTNDIKDMLKDLLSGTIQTMLEAEIEHELGYAKHSMKDKTTSNARNGHSKKTVRSEYGNLDLDIPRDRNAEFEPQIIPKYQREITGIEGQILSLYAKGMSNRDIEDHLNNLYGIDVSPSMISKITDKIIPEIREWQSRQLEDVYPIVFMDAIHYSVRKDGVVVKKAVYLAIGIDKEGRKEVLGFWIGENESSKYWLNVLNELKNRGVQDILIMSVDNLKGFSEAISSVFPKTEIQKCVVHQIRNSIRYISYKDVREFTSDLKEMYNAPTLEQAEFKLDELEEKWGKKYMAVINSWRSNWNELTTYFKYDTKIRKLIYTTNPIESLNRQLRKYTKTKSLYPTDEALMKSVYLSLKEATRKWTGRIPGWGEIYSQLSIYFEGRI; translated from the coding sequence ATGACTAAAAAGAAAATTGACAACGAAATTTTTAAAACACTGATTGAGGATTACAATATTAAAGATACTAATGATATTAAGGATATGCTTAAGGATTTGCTTTCGGGTACTATCCAAACCATGCTTGAAGCTGAAATTGAGCATGAACTGGGGTATGCTAAACATTCTATGAAAGATAAGACTACTTCTAATGCTAGAAATGGACATTCCAAGAAAACTGTTAGAAGTGAGTATGGCAATCTTGATTTAGATATTCCTAGAGATAGAAATGCTGAGTTTGAGCCTCAAATCATCCCTAAATATCAAAGAGAAATTACTGGCATTGAAGGACAGATTCTTTCTCTTTATGCTAAAGGAATGAGCAATAGAGATATCGAGGACCATCTCAATAATCTTTATGGAATTGATGTTTCGCCATCTATGATCAGTAAAATTACAGATAAAATTATACCTGAAATTAGGGAATGGCAGTCTAGACAGCTTGAGGATGTATACCCAATAGTTTTTATGGATGCTATCCATTACAGCGTAAGAAAAGATGGAGTTGTTGTTAAAAAGGCGGTATATTTAGCTATAGGAATAGATAAGGAAGGGCGAAAGGAGGTCTTAGGATTTTGGATAGGAGAAAATGAATCAAGCAAGTACTGGCTAAATGTTTTAAATGAATTAAAAAACAGAGGAGTTCAGGATATACTAATTATGTCTGTTGATAATTTAAAAGGGTTCAGCGAAGCAATATCTTCGGTGTTCCCTAAGACAGAAATTCAAAAATGTGTGGTTCATCAAATTAGAAACAGCATAAGATACATATCTTACAAAGATGTAAGGGAATTTACATCAGACTTAAAAGAAATGTACAATGCACCAACACTGGAACAGGCAGAGTTTAAACTGGATGAACTAGAAGAAAAATGGGGTAAAAAGTATATGGCAGTAATTAATTCCTGGAGAAGTAACTGGAATGAGTTGACAACATACTTTAAATATGATACAAAGATAAGAAAGCTGATATATACGACAAACCCGATAGAAAGCTTAAACAGACAATTAAGAAAGTATACGAAGACAAAATCACTTTATCCGACAGATGAAGCATTGATGAAGTCAGTATATTTAAGTTTAAAGGAAGCAACAAGGAAATGGACTGGAAGAATACCGGGCTGGGGAGAAATATATTCTCAGTTAAGTATTTATTTTGAAGGAAGGATTTAA
- a CDS encoding LysR family transcriptional regulator substrate-binding protein: MTKAKEILSLVDTTVANLTQEGIIGGEINIGAGESAQMGHIFKIINDMMIDYPNIKTNVTSGNADEMLLKLDNGTLDFAITFGFVDKSKYEHLSLPWYDKWGLLVRKDNFLAKKDHILSKDLENIPLIISNQTNIDNFLAGWIGKSIENFNVVGTYNLLYNASLMAKKNIGSVLCFDGIINTSESNLKFIPLKPELETEMSIIWKKNQTLSNVSKKFLENLKIYISNYN; encoded by the coding sequence TTGACAAAAGCGAAAGAAATTTTATCATTGGTTGATACAACGGTCGCTAACTTGACACAAGAAGGTATTATTGGAGGAGAGATAAATATTGGTGCAGGTGAGAGTGCTCAAATGGGACATATTTTTAAGATTATTAATGATATGATGATTGATTATCCAAATATAAAAACAAATGTTACTAGTGGAAATGCAGACGAAATGCTTTTAAAACTGGATAATGGAACTTTAGATTTTGCAATTACATTTGGGTTTGTGGATAAAAGTAAATATGAGCATTTGAGTTTGCCCTGGTATGATAAATGGGGATTGCTTGTGAGAAAGGATAATTTTCTTGCAAAAAAAGACCATATTTTGTCCAAAGATTTAGAAAACATTCCTTTAATTATTTCAAATCAAACAAATATAGATAATTTTTTAGCTGGATGGATAGGAAAAAGTATAGAAAATTTTAATGTTGTAGGTACTTATAACTTACTTTATAATGCATCATTAATGGCAAAGAAAAATATTGGAAGTGTTCTATGTTTTGATGGAATAATAAATACGAGTGAAAGCAATTTGAAATTCATTCCATTAAAACCAGAGCTTGAAACAGAGATGAGCATTATTTGGAAAAAAAATCAAACTTTATCAAATGTTTCAAAAAAATTTTTAGAAAATTTGAAAATATACATTTCTAATTATAACTAA